The proteins below are encoded in one region of Amycolatopsis magusensis:
- the pspM gene encoding phage shock envelope stress response protein PspM, with protein MGPGKRDFGELGAKLEKHIERLPDYAQKAQEKLQKYLPPNQGPDAGEQRDPQVYRKAYPPQEQAGLTPPAKPAPLVPKLPNLPDLASLTAAAPAVDGLKAKWVQWNEPAAKLERRKRRASRATTLWLVLALIGVLVVVAGFAAAATATAALMSPPVLGGAAGAIAFTTLGVRSGTRLRRLNRMEIPVSTAPPPLPPSGSAARRPMERLAESEASLRELLRQLAIPSTTGVTAVPEVSVEDARATADEAARSLRGLAGRIQAIERARNAAPKGERAALDGAVRTLAEQLDDGLEGYGALVAAAGRTVAASSDGIGTSKEALTDATDRLAGLAIALRELGS; from the coding sequence ATGGGGCCGGGTAAGCGGGACTTCGGTGAGCTGGGCGCGAAGCTGGAGAAGCACATCGAACGCCTGCCCGACTACGCCCAGAAGGCCCAGGAGAAGCTGCAGAAGTACCTGCCGCCGAACCAGGGTCCCGACGCCGGTGAGCAGCGGGACCCGCAGGTGTACCGCAAGGCCTACCCGCCGCAGGAGCAGGCCGGGCTGACCCCGCCCGCCAAGCCCGCCCCGCTCGTGCCCAAGCTGCCGAACCTGCCCGACCTCGCTTCGCTCACCGCCGCCGCTCCGGCGGTGGACGGGCTCAAGGCGAAGTGGGTGCAGTGGAACGAACCCGCCGCCAAGCTGGAACGGCGCAAGCGGCGGGCATCGAGGGCCACCACGTTGTGGCTGGTCCTGGCCCTGATCGGCGTCCTGGTGGTGGTCGCGGGCTTCGCCGCCGCGGCCACCGCCACCGCCGCGCTGATGTCACCCCCGGTGCTCGGCGGCGCCGCGGGCGCCATCGCCTTCACCACGCTCGGCGTGCGGTCGGGCACCCGGCTGCGCCGGCTGAACCGGATGGAGATCCCGGTCAGCACCGCACCCCCGCCCCTGCCGCCGTCCGGCTCGGCGGCCCGCCGCCCGATGGAGCGGCTGGCCGAGTCCGAGGCCTCGCTGCGGGAGCTGCTGCGCCAGCTGGCCATCCCGAGCACCACCGGGGTCACCGCCGTGCCCGAGGTGTCCGTCGAGGACGCCCGCGCCACCGCCGACGAGGCCGCCAGGAGCCTGCGCGGCCTGGCCGGTCGCATCCAGGCCATCGAACGCGCCCGCAACGCCGCCCCGAAGGGTGAGCGCGCCGCGCTGGACGGGGCCGTCCGCACCCTGGCCGAGCAGCTCGACGACGGCCTGGAGGGCTACGGCGCCCTCGTCGCCGCGGCCGGGCGCACGGTGGCTGCGAGCAGTGACGGCATCGGCACCTCCAAGGAAGCCCTCACCGACGCCACCGACCGCCTGGCCGGTCTCGCGATCGCCCTGCGTGAGCTGGGTTCTTGA
- a CDS encoding PspA/IM30 family protein has protein sequence MANPFVKFWKYLMASFSSKVDEHADPKVQIQQAIEEAQRQHQALSQQAASVIGNQRQLEMKLNRQLGDVEKLQASTRQALVLADEARAKGDEQKAQDFENAAEGFAAQLVTAEQNIEDLKTLHDQSLQAAAQAKQAVERNASMLQQKLAERTKLLSQLEQAKMQEQVSNSLNQMSQLAAPGNTPSLEDVREKIEKRYTTALGSAELAQNSVQGRMLEVQHSTTQLAGHSRLEQIRASMKGDSVAQVTSGSQAASAAKDQAAATKSSANIQQEIQQRVQAEQQKNQA, from the coding sequence ATGGCCAACCCTTTCGTGAAGTTCTGGAAGTACCTGATGGCTTCGTTCTCGTCGAAGGTCGACGAGCACGCTGACCCCAAGGTGCAGATCCAGCAGGCCATCGAGGAGGCGCAACGCCAGCACCAGGCGCTCTCCCAGCAGGCCGCTTCGGTGATCGGCAACCAGCGGCAGCTGGAGATGAAGCTCAACCGCCAGCTCGGCGACGTGGAGAAGCTGCAGGCTTCGACCCGGCAGGCCCTCGTGCTCGCCGACGAGGCCCGCGCCAAGGGTGACGAGCAGAAGGCGCAGGACTTCGAGAACGCGGCGGAGGGCTTCGCGGCCCAGCTGGTCACCGCCGAGCAGAACATCGAAGACCTGAAGACCCTGCACGACCAGTCGCTGCAGGCCGCCGCCCAGGCGAAGCAGGCCGTCGAGCGCAACGCCAGCATGCTGCAGCAGAAGCTGGCCGAGCGCACCAAGCTGCTCTCGCAGCTGGAGCAGGCGAAGATGCAGGAGCAGGTCTCCAACTCGCTGAACCAGATGTCGCAGCTCGCCGCGCCGGGCAACACGCCGTCGCTCGAGGACGTGCGCGAGAAGATCGAGAAGCGCTACACCACCGCGCTCGGCTCGGCGGAGCTGGCGCAGAACTCGGTGCAGGGCCGGATGCTGGAGGTCCAGCACTCGACCACGCAGCTGGCCGGGCACTCGCGGCTCGAGCAGATCCGCGCCTCGATGAAGGGCGACTCGGTGGCCCAGGTGACCAGCGGGTCCCAGGCCGCGAGCGCGGCCAAGGACCAGGCCGCGGCCACCAAGTCCAGCGCGAACATCCAGCAGGAGATCCAGCAGCGGGTCCAGGCCGAGCAGCAGAAGAACCAGGCCTGA